The genome window TAAACTCTTTAATACAGATCGTCTCGTAGACATATAAGTAAGTATTTTAAAATAAATATCAGGCGATGTCACAAATGGTTACACCCTGTTTCAACGATGCGATGTCATCTTTACGGCTTGGAATAAACTCCTGACCTACAAAGCCTTTGTAACCGGTTTCGACGATTGCTTTCATGATCGTAGGGTAATACAATTCCTGCGTTTCGTCAATTTCATTCCGTCCGGGAACGCCGCCTGTGTGATAATGGGCAATGTATTTGTGGTATTTTTTGATTGTCGCAATCACGTCACCTTCCTGAATTTGCATGTGATAGATGTCGTAAAGAAGCTTGAATTTCTCCGAGCCAACCATATCGCAAAGGGCTGCCCCCCACTCTGTCCGGTCGCACTGGTAATCCCGGTGGTTCACCTTGCTGTTGAGCAATTCCATTACCAAAGTTACATTGTGCTTTTCCGCAGTTGGGATTAGTTTTTTGAGTCCGACCGCGCAGTTACGCAAGCCGTCTGTGTCAGACATGCCCCGGCGGTTTCCCGAAAAGCAAATAATTTTGTCATAACCTGCCGCCCGAACTTTTGGGATCACATCTTCAAAACCTTTGATTAGCTCCTCATGGTTAGCTGGATCGTTAAAGCCTTTTTCAATATTTCTGGTCAGGCCCTCGCCCCATGGCAACGCGCAGGTTAGTCCGTGCTTTTTAATGATCGGCCATTCGGCAGGCCCCAGAAGCTCTATGGAAGTTATGCCGATTTTCTTGCAGTCCTGTGCGAAAGTTTCCAGAGGGATCTTCCCATAGCACCATTTACAAACGGAGTGATTGATCTTGCCATTGAGTTTCGGACCTAATGCTTTTTCCGATGCGGCAAATGCTTCTGCCAAAGAAACCGGTAAAGTCATTAATCCCGCGCTGGTGGCAATATTTTTTAAAACAGAACGTCTTTCGATACGTTTCATTTGCATGCAGAAAATTGTGGAACTGGATAAAAAAGTAGTGGTGCAAGGGATTCCCTGCACCACTATATTAAGCTTAATAAAACATAATCTACTCAAAAAATCAATGATCTATTTCC of Dyadobacter chenhuakuii contains these proteins:
- a CDS encoding hydroxypyruvate isomerase family protein, encoding MKRIERRSVLKNIATSAGLMTLPVSLAEAFAASEKALGPKLNGKINHSVCKWCYGKIPLETFAQDCKKIGITSIELLGPAEWPIIKKHGLTCALPWGEGLTRNIEKGFNDPANHEELIKGFEDVIPKVRAAGYDKIICFSGNRRGMSDTDGLRNCAVGLKKLIPTAEKHNVTLVMELLNSKVNHRDYQCDRTEWGAALCDMVGSEKFKLLYDIYHMQIQEGDVIATIKKYHKYIAHYHTGGVPGRNEIDETQELYYPTIMKAIVETGYKGFVGQEFIPSRKDDIASLKQGVTICDIA